From Pelosinus fermentans DSM 17108, the proteins below share one genomic window:
- a CDS encoding O-antigen ligase family protein has product MNIITILFMLFAVMMPLSKSIANAFMIVAVIVTIWAITKYKSDHYLQGFLLQPFIKPIFIFLGCVLITIPFSSNILISLREYYHLIGDMVSFFAFIFLMTIRTNYAISTKHIIHSFFVGLFFSCVYLFYQCYVTKEIGLSGLYGNRAFLGFILEVGIPLVLSMALAAKSIKDRLIYGILFFIYTIAILLTHARGPWLGTLVGVAVVFYLYRNIFSKKMIVAALIGISLLAVLTAPFYWERGKTLFDIHHITNAQRIHIWQYTSQMIKDHPLTGIGLGQYPVTYPTYIDSNENLIRETPHAHNSYLMIFAEAGILGFLAFINLLVFIGLRLRVILLQYACKDCAVGFIGIFSAILITSAVDNAFFSAYISKMFWLILGILVYSAENEKKFGEYTTTLE; this is encoded by the coding sequence TTGAATATTATAACAATATTATTTATGTTATTTGCCGTTATGATGCCTTTATCTAAGAGTATAGCTAACGCTTTTATGATCGTAGCAGTTATTGTTACCATATGGGCAATTACCAAATATAAGAGTGATCACTATCTGCAAGGATTTTTACTGCAGCCATTTATAAAACCCATATTTATATTTTTGGGCTGTGTTTTAATAACAATCCCCTTTTCCTCCAATATATTGATAAGTCTAAGGGAATACTATCACCTTATAGGGGATATGGTATCATTTTTTGCATTTATTTTTTTAATGACTATTCGTACCAATTATGCAATTTCCACTAAGCATATTATTCATAGTTTTTTTGTCGGGCTATTTTTTTCCTGTGTGTATCTGTTCTACCAATGCTATGTTACAAAAGAAATTGGCTTAAGCGGGTTATATGGCAATCGTGCGTTTTTAGGATTTATATTAGAAGTGGGAATTCCTTTAGTATTAAGCATGGCGCTGGCAGCAAAGTCGATAAAGGATCGACTTATATATGGAATCCTATTTTTCATATATACAATTGCAATTTTGTTGACACATGCGCGGGGACCGTGGTTGGGTACTTTGGTTGGTGTCGCTGTAGTCTTCTATTTATACCGCAATATATTTAGTAAGAAAATGATTGTAGCAGCACTTATTGGAATTTCCTTGTTAGCAGTCTTAACAGCTCCCTTTTATTGGGAAAGAGGCAAGACATTATTTGATATTCATCATATTACTAATGCACAAAGAATACATATATGGCAGTATACGTCACAAATGATTAAAGACCATCCTCTAACTGGAATAGGTCTTGGACAATACCCAGTTACGTATCCGACTTATATTGATTCTAATGAAAATTTAATTAGAGAAACTCCCCATGCGCATAATAGTTATTTAATGATATTTGCTGAGGCTGGAATACTAGGGTTTTTGGCATTTATAAATTTATTGGTATTTATTGGGCTAAGGCTAAGAGTGATATTGCTGCAATATGCTTGCAAAGATTGCGCAGTTGGATTCATTGGCATATTTTCAGCGATATTAATCACTTCGGCTGTTGACAATGCATTTTTCTCAGCCTATATTAGTAAAATGTTCTGGTTAATATTAGGCATATTAGTTTACTCTGCAGAAAATGAGAAAAAGTTTGGTGAATATACAACAACATTGGAGTGA
- a CDS encoding WlaTC/HtrL family glycosyltransferase, whose translation MEELTIVTAFFDIGREKWTGFERDNSKYVEFFKFWARMKNKLVVYTDSKTAQQVIEIRDSFGLKDRTHVICIDEVTSIAPDVYQAIERVLLNQAAVKFRRKPKYPESCNPLYNYIMYLKSHLITDAIQRGLADGMITWMDFGYNHGGAFYTNPQEFDFLWKYDFSPKVHLFAVEPLDTMPVFEIVRTMRIYFAGGIIVSPAFLWPQLLDLVRNALFSLANCGLADDDQTLLIMAYRADPDLFEIHSIDDFFCPLMDCGASHLTFQFRQSKRTRLEARKFLQMGQYWKGIQGYFRYGVEKLQSR comes from the coding sequence GTGGAAGAGCTTACTATCGTTACGGCATTTTTTGATATTGGTCGAGAAAAGTGGACTGGTTTCGAACGCGATAACAGCAAATATGTAGAATTTTTCAAGTTTTGGGCAAGAATGAAAAATAAGCTTGTGGTTTATACCGATTCAAAAACTGCTCAACAGGTTATAGAAATCCGGGATTCATTTGGGTTAAAAGACCGTACTCATGTCATCTGCATTGATGAAGTTACAAGCATAGCTCCGGATGTATATCAAGCAATAGAACGCGTGCTGCTAAATCAAGCAGCAGTCAAGTTTAGACGCAAGCCGAAATATCCGGAGTCATGCAACCCATTATATAACTATATCATGTATTTGAAGTCCCATCTGATTACAGATGCAATTCAACGTGGTTTGGCTGATGGAATGATTACCTGGATGGACTTTGGTTACAATCATGGCGGTGCATTTTATACAAATCCTCAAGAATTTGATTTTTTATGGAAGTATGATTTTTCGCCGAAAGTTCATCTGTTTGCTGTTGAACCCTTGGATACAATGCCAGTCTTTGAGATTGTCAGAACGATGAGGATATACTTTGCTGGCGGCATTATTGTTTCCCCAGCTTTCCTTTGGCCCCAGCTCCTGGATTTGGTTCGCAATGCTCTGTTTAGTTTGGCCAATTGCGGTCTAGCTGATGATGATCAAACATTGCTGATTATGGCGTATCGCGCCGATCCTGATTTGTTTGAAATTCATTCGATTGATGATTTCTTTTGCCCGCTGATGGATTGCGGAGCATCTCATTTGACTTTTCAATTTAGACAGTCTAAGCGAACTCGTTTGGAAGCAAGAAAATTTTTGCAAATGGGACAGTATTGGAAAGGGATTCAAGGCTATTTCAGATATGGTGTGGAAAAACTGCAATCCCGATAG
- a CDS encoding radical SAM/SPASM domain-containing protein, whose translation MLINYENIVKYYVKAHLPGLFNLYNDRKKKKYKMHIERIIAEREAFYKCNGSYPLFDTIEIETHNRCNSTCSFCPVNKNDDTREYRKMSIELFTSIIEQLENLNYHGTVGLYSNNEPLLDERLVDLARIAKQHLPNATIQIYTNGTLLTVEMFMNLMQHLDRMYIDNYNDKLRLIKPVQSVHDYCVKNKVYLDKVRIRLRKLHDVLSTRGGQAPNRKEEQIQSLDVSCLLPFRQLIVRPDGKISFCCNDALGKHTLGDLAVQSVEEVWNGEIYTNIRKNIIQSRSLLPLCKGCDSLL comes from the coding sequence ATGCTAATCAATTATGAAAATATAGTGAAATACTATGTAAAGGCACATTTACCAGGTCTCTTTAATCTGTATAATGATCGTAAAAAGAAAAAATACAAAATGCATATAGAAAGAATTATTGCAGAGCGCGAAGCTTTCTATAAGTGCAATGGTTCCTACCCTTTATTTGATACTATTGAAATTGAAACGCATAATCGATGTAACAGTACGTGCTCATTCTGTCCAGTGAACAAAAATGATGATACTCGTGAATATAGGAAAATGAGTATAGAACTATTTACAAGCATTATTGAACAATTAGAAAACCTAAATTATCATGGTACAGTAGGCTTATATTCGAACAACGAGCCATTACTAGATGAAAGATTAGTAGACCTAGCACGGATTGCGAAGCAGCATTTACCCAATGCAACCATTCAAATCTATACCAATGGTACATTGCTAACCGTGGAAATGTTTATGAATCTTATGCAGCATTTAGATCGTATGTATATCGATAATTATAACGATAAATTAAGGCTCATTAAACCCGTTCAGTCAGTACATGATTATTGTGTAAAAAATAAAGTATATCTTGATAAAGTACGGATTCGCCTGCGAAAATTACACGATGTGCTTAGTACTAGAGGGGGACAAGCTCCGAATCGTAAGGAGGAGCAAATTCAATCTTTAGATGTGTCCTGTTTATTGCCTTTTAGGCAATTGATAGTACGACCTGATGGGAAAATAAGTTTTTGCTGCAATGATGCATTAGGGAAGCATACATTAGGTGATTTAGCAGTTCAGAGTGTCGAAGAAGTATGGAATGGAGAAATCTATACCAATATACGTAAAAATATTATACAAAGTCGTTCTTTATTACCTCTTTGTAAAGGTTGTGATTCTTTATTGTAG
- a CDS encoding polysaccharide deacetylase family protein produces MFILFIIILLFFIYQHLKKEVPILMYHRIALIPNDRNTVSPLMFEQQLQYLKKHGYTTISLQDLYYHFTNNSPLPSKSILLTFDDGYEDNLINALPLLKKYGMTATVCVISNWIGKENGWEQYKDKPHCRTMDLSQLQEWLKQGMSICAHTANHPFLSKLDNEEILHELINCKSTLEEQLHIPIEFLCYPYGDFDDRVKIMADQVGYKAALGIFKDTHFWERDLLSLKRVVISSRQPLWEFAFKVSSLHMLFIGMRILEYRIKQYRNLLKRQYEKNHIFLKSYKTNRTTKTERKDR; encoded by the coding sequence ATGTTTATCTTATTTATTATAATACTATTATTTTTCATTTATCAGCATCTAAAAAAAGAAGTTCCTATCTTAATGTACCATCGAATTGCTCTTATACCGAACGATCGTAATACCGTCTCTCCCCTCATGTTTGAACAGCAGCTACAGTATTTAAAAAAACATGGTTATACAACTATTTCATTACAAGATCTTTATTATCATTTCACCAATAACTCACCGCTTCCATCAAAATCGATTCTTCTCACATTCGATGATGGCTATGAGGATAATCTTATTAATGCTTTACCATTATTAAAAAAATATGGCATGACTGCCACAGTATGTGTCATTAGCAATTGGATCGGAAAAGAGAATGGTTGGGAACAATATAAAGATAAACCCCATTGCCGAACGATGGACTTGAGTCAACTCCAAGAGTGGCTAAAGCAAGGAATGTCAATTTGTGCCCACACTGCCAATCATCCATTTTTATCTAAACTGGATAACGAAGAAATTCTCCATGAACTAATAAACTGTAAGAGTACTCTAGAAGAGCAGCTACATATCCCCATTGAATTTTTATGCTATCCTTATGGAGATTTCGACGATAGGGTAAAAATAATGGCTGATCAGGTGGGGTATAAAGCCGCTTTAGGTATTTTTAAGGACACTCACTTTTGGGAAAGAGATTTATTATCTTTAAAACGAGTAGTTATTTCTTCACGCCAACCCTTATGGGAATTTGCTTTTAAAGTTTCTTCACTACATATGCTTTTCATTGGAATGAGAATTTTGGAATACCGAATAAAACAATACCGAAATCTGCTGAAAAGGCAATACGAAAAAAACCACATATTTTTAAAATCATATAAAACGAATCGAACCACAAAGACAGAGAGAAAAGATAGATAG
- a CDS encoding polysaccharide biosynthesis protein produces MDLCIVSISPYLSLYLRLDGAFSSHFYFNLFNIIPAIVVIRLATFYIFGLYKRLWRYASINEVLVIVSAVTVSSILIAGYIYAVSAPLPKSIHFLDWFCTILFIGTSRFCVRLVHYWRKHKNKNCCVNVLIVGAGDAGAMIARELQQRYYASKNLIGFVDDDQYKHRQRLFGVKVLGVCKDISSIVDRYQVDEIIIAMPSLEGRVLRKIINECKATKCSVKTLPGMYELIDGKVSVQQLRNIDLEDLLRRDPVKLDLEEIASYLSGKRVLVTGAGGSIGSELCRQIANMSPKTLTLLGKGENSIYEIDRELQGKYPDLAIEAIIADVRDEKRIDSIFKQCKPQVVFHAAAHKHVPLMEAQPSEAVRNNIFGTKAVAEAADRFGAEIFVMISTDKAVNPTSVMGATKRMAELVIQNISKTSYTKFVAVRFGNVLGSRGSVIPLFKKQIAQGGPITITHPDMERYFMTIPEASQLVLQAGALAKGGEVFVLDMGEPVKIVDMASDLIQLSGLVPNKDIKIQFSGLRPGEKLFEELLTAEEGTTSTKHQKIFVANLRKVDEQKLYHGLTMLKNETRADQVITILMNLIPTYKSARLQFCSSTEKKEIEVVKSYYDTGEQWRQPVANEGNL; encoded by the coding sequence ATGGATTTATGCATAGTATCTATATCGCCATACTTATCCTTATATCTTCGTTTAGATGGTGCATTCAGTAGTCATTTTTATTTTAATTTATTTAATATAATACCTGCAATTGTTGTTATAAGGCTTGCTACTTTTTATATTTTTGGTTTATACAAGAGATTGTGGCGGTATGCAAGTATTAATGAAGTATTGGTAATTGTTAGTGCGGTTACAGTAAGTTCAATCTTGATTGCTGGTTATATCTATGCAGTAAGCGCACCCTTGCCGAAGAGTATTCATTTTTTGGACTGGTTCTGTACAATCCTATTTATCGGCACCAGCAGATTTTGTGTGCGTTTAGTACATTATTGGCGTAAGCATAAAAATAAAAATTGTTGTGTAAATGTATTGATTGTAGGTGCTGGTGATGCTGGAGCAATGATTGCAAGAGAACTGCAGCAACGGTATTATGCAAGTAAAAATTTAATCGGTTTTGTTGACGATGATCAGTATAAACATCGTCAAAGGTTATTTGGAGTAAAAGTATTGGGTGTATGTAAAGATATCTCAAGCATTGTAGACAGATATCAGGTTGATGAAATTATCATTGCTATGCCATCTCTTGAAGGCAGAGTATTACGTAAAATTATAAATGAATGTAAGGCCACAAAATGCTCGGTCAAAACCCTGCCTGGAATGTATGAATTAATTGATGGCAAGGTAAGTGTGCAGCAGTTGCGCAATATTGATCTAGAAGATTTATTACGGAGAGACCCTGTGAAACTTGATTTAGAGGAAATTGCTTCTTATTTATCTGGCAAACGTGTTTTAGTTACAGGAGCCGGGGGTTCCATTGGTTCAGAGCTTTGTCGACAGATTGCTAATATGTCACCGAAAACACTTACTCTATTAGGAAAAGGTGAAAATAGCATTTATGAAATTGATCGTGAGTTACAGGGGAAATATCCAGATTTGGCAATTGAAGCAATCATTGCAGATGTGCGTGATGAAAAAAGAATTGATTCTATTTTTAAGCAATGTAAGCCCCAAGTCGTTTTTCACGCTGCTGCTCATAAACATGTACCATTGATGGAGGCACAACCTTCAGAAGCCGTTCGTAATAATATTTTCGGAACAAAGGCAGTAGCAGAGGCAGCTGATCGTTTCGGTGCAGAAATATTTGTGATGATTTCAACTGATAAAGCGGTGAATCCGACAAGCGTTATGGGTGCTACAAAAAGGATGGCTGAACTGGTCATTCAAAATATAAGTAAAACTAGCTATACCAAATTTGTTGCTGTACGGTTTGGTAACGTTCTTGGCAGTCGCGGTAGTGTGATTCCTTTATTTAAGAAGCAAATCGCCCAAGGTGGACCTATTACCATTACTCATCCTGACATGGAACGTTACTTTATGACAATACCAGAAGCATCACAGTTAGTATTACAGGCAGGTGCTTTAGCGAAAGGTGGAGAGGTATTTGTTTTGGATATGGGAGAACCCGTAAAGATTGTAGATATGGCATCTGACTTAATTCAATTATCTGGCCTAGTTCCAAATAAAGATATCAAAATACAATTTAGCGGTCTACGTCCGGGGGAAAAATTATTTGAAGAGTTGCTCACTGCAGAAGAAGGCACAACCTCGACAAAACATCAAAAAATTTTTGTAGCTAATTTAAGAAAGGTAGATGAGCAAAAGCTATATCATGGATTGACAATGCTCAAAAATGAGACAAGAGCTGATCAAGTGATTACAATATTGATGAATCTCATACCAACTTATAAAAGCGCTAGATTGCAATTTTGCTCTTCTACTGAAAAAAAAGAAATTGAAGTGGTGAAAAGCTACTACGATACAGGTGAACAATGGCGCCAGCCCGTAGCTAATGAAGGAAATTTATAG
- a CDS encoding sugar transferase, which translates to MIKRTVDIIFSLIAITILMPFLVVVAIWVRLDSHGPILFVQRRIGVDDVEFLMYKFRTMKVGTPEVATDKLQDSQSYITKLGYYLRKYSVDELPQFFNVLLGDMSLVGPRPALYNQSDLRQMRKYLGIDKIKPGVTGWAQVNGRDEILLDQKVQLDSYYLQKQSLFFDLKILIMTVLKVYSGDGVSKTTPVQR; encoded by the coding sequence ATGATTAAAAGAACAGTAGATATTATATTTTCTTTAATTGCTATTACGATATTAATGCCATTTTTGGTAGTAGTCGCAATATGGGTTCGATTGGATTCACACGGACCGATTTTATTTGTCCAGCGTAGAATAGGTGTTGATGATGTAGAATTTCTGATGTACAAGTTTCGAACAATGAAAGTAGGGACTCCAGAAGTTGCAACCGATAAGCTGCAAGACAGCCAAAGTTATATAACAAAACTAGGATATTATTTGAGAAAGTATAGTGTGGATGAACTTCCTCAGTTTTTTAATGTACTTTTAGGGGATATGTCCCTAGTTGGTCCGAGGCCAGCGTTGTATAACCAATCTGATTTACGTCAAATGAGAAAATACCTGGGAATTGATAAAATTAAACCAGGGGTCACTGGATGGGCTCAAGTAAATGGAAGAGATGAAATTCTGTTAGACCAAAAAGTGCAATTGGATTCATACTATTTACAAAAACAATCATTATTCTTCGATCTGAAGATATTAATAATGACAGTGCTGAAGGTTTATTCTGGAGATGGAGTTAGCAAGACAACACCAGTACAACGTTAA
- a CDS encoding NAD-dependent 4,6-dehydratase LegB, translated as MSLSNKKILVTGADGFIGSHLTEELIRQGHDVRAFSLYNSFNSWGWLDHSPKEIKENIEVFSGDIRDPYGVKEAMKGCDVVLHLAALIAIPYSYHSPDTYIDTNVKGTLNIVQAARELGVGKVVHTSTSEVYGTAQFIPITEEHPLQGQSPYSASKIGADQIAMSFYTSFGTPVATIRPFNTYGPRQSARAVIPTIITQIANGIRKIKLGSITPTRDFNHVKDTVHGFIAVAEADNSVGQVINIGSNYEISIGDTVQLIAEVMGVDIQIETDDQRLRPERSEVERLWAANAKAKQLLGWEPVYGGRDGFKRGLKETIEWFTDQGNLNKYKADVYNI; from the coding sequence ATGTCATTAAGTAACAAAAAAATATTAGTTACTGGCGCAGATGGATTTATAGGTTCGCATCTTACGGAAGAATTAATCAGGCAGGGGCATGATGTCCGCGCATTTTCTTTATATAATTCTTTTAATTCATGGGGGTGGCTTGATCATTCTCCTAAAGAAATTAAAGAGAACATAGAAGTTTTTTCCGGAGATATACGTGATCCTTATGGTGTAAAGGAAGCTATGAAAGGATGTGATGTAGTTCTACATTTGGCAGCACTTATTGCCATTCCGTATTCCTATCACTCTCCTGATACTTATATAGACACCAATGTAAAAGGAACTCTTAATATAGTACAAGCAGCACGTGAATTAGGGGTTGGAAAAGTAGTGCATACATCCACAAGCGAAGTGTATGGTACGGCTCAATTTATTCCAATTACAGAAGAACATCCATTGCAAGGTCAGTCACCATATTCGGCTAGTAAAATTGGTGCTGATCAAATTGCAATGTCTTTTTATACCTCTTTTGGTACTCCTGTTGCAACGATTCGTCCTTTTAATACTTATGGTCCACGACAATCGGCAAGAGCAGTTATTCCTACTATCATTACGCAGATTGCTAATGGAATACGTAAAATAAAGTTGGGTTCAATCACTCCAACCAGGGATTTTAACCATGTAAAAGATACAGTACATGGTTTTATAGCTGTGGCTGAGGCAGATAATTCTGTTGGTCAGGTTATCAATATTGGCAGTAATTATGAAATTTCTATTGGTGATACAGTGCAATTAATTGCTGAAGTAATGGGTGTAGATATTCAAATAGAAACAGATGATCAACGTTTGCGTCCAGAAAGAAGTGAAGTAGAAAGATTATGGGCTGCTAATGCGAAAGCTAAACAACTTCTAGGTTGGGAACCAGTTTACGGCGGACGTGATGGCTTTAAACGGGGTCTAAAAGAAACTATAGAATGGTTTACGGATCAGGGAAACCTAAATAAATATAAGGCAGATGTGTATAACATATGA
- a CDS encoding LegC family aminotransferase, which translates to MKIEQEKNILDLNLIVKTIKSALPQEKEYIPLHEPYFGGNEWCYVKECIDTGWVSSVGKFVDLFEEKLAEFTGVKRAVAVVNGTAALQICLQLVGVKKEDEVLIPALTFIATANAVTYCGAVPHFVDSEERTLGLDALKLRSYLKDIAEVRGNTCYNKITQRRIKAVVPMHTFGHPVDLDELVIVCKEFHLELVEDAAESLGSYYKGQHTGNWGKVSAVSFNGNKVITTGGGGAILTNDVELGKLAKHLTTQAKLAHRWAFEHDMVGYNYRMPNINAALGCAQLEQLPEFLAKKRQLAKKYQTILSKIEGVQVVVEPSFAISNYWLNAILLAPEHAGKKDDLLALTNDLGILTRPVWNLIYTLPMFTECPRMDCQMAESIATRLINIPSSVNL; encoded by the coding sequence ATGAAAATAGAACAAGAAAAAAATATTCTTGATTTAAATTTAATTGTTAAGACTATAAAATCAGCATTGCCTCAGGAAAAGGAATACATACCACTACATGAACCGTACTTTGGTGGAAATGAATGGTGCTATGTTAAAGAATGCATAGATACAGGATGGGTTTCTTCAGTCGGGAAATTTGTTGATTTATTTGAAGAAAAACTGGCCGAATTTACTGGCGTAAAACGAGCAGTAGCTGTTGTTAACGGAACGGCAGCATTGCAAATTTGTTTACAATTAGTGGGGGTAAAAAAAGAGGATGAGGTGCTGATACCAGCGCTTACGTTCATTGCCACAGCTAATGCAGTCACATACTGTGGCGCTGTTCCTCATTTTGTTGACAGTGAAGAACGAACTTTAGGACTTGATGCGCTTAAACTACGCAGTTATTTAAAAGATATTGCCGAAGTGCGGGGCAATACTTGTTATAATAAAATTACCCAAAGACGAATTAAAGCTGTTGTGCCTATGCATACATTTGGACATCCAGTTGATCTGGATGAACTAGTTATTGTATGTAAAGAGTTTCATCTGGAACTTGTTGAAGATGCAGCAGAATCTCTTGGATCTTATTATAAGGGACAGCATACAGGAAATTGGGGTAAAGTATCAGCAGTAAGTTTTAATGGAAATAAAGTCATCACTACAGGCGGTGGTGGGGCAATACTGACTAATGATGTAGAGTTAGGTAAACTAGCTAAACATTTGACTACCCAAGCTAAGTTAGCTCACAGATGGGCGTTTGAACATGATATGGTTGGTTATAACTATCGTATGCCCAATATAAATGCAGCTCTCGGCTGTGCTCAGCTAGAACAATTACCAGAGTTCTTAGCGAAAAAACGTCAATTAGCAAAAAAATACCAAACGATATTATCTAAGATAGAGGGTGTTCAGGTTGTAGTAGAACCTAGCTTTGCTATAAGCAATTATTGGTTAAATGCAATTCTATTGGCACCGGAACATGCGGGGAAAAAGGATGACCTTTTAGCATTAACAAATGATCTTGGGATATTAACTCGCCCTGTATGGAATTTGATATATACTTTGCCAATGTTTACTGAATGCCCACGTATGGACTGTCAAATGGCGGAAAGCATCGCTACCAGATTGATTAATATACCTAGTAGTGTGAATTTGTAA
- the neuC gene encoding UDP-N-acetylglucosamine 2-epimerase, which translates to MNIVLRNLCVVTSTRADYGLLYWLLKDIQNDSDLELQLIVTGMHLSPEFGLTYKVIEQDGFHIDAKVEMLLSSDTPVGITKSIGLAVIGFAEALDRLKPDVMVVLGDRYEILAAAQAAMVARIPIAHIAGGDTTEGAIDEAIRHSITKMSHLHFVTNKHSAKRVQQLGENPQNVFCVGSPGIDYIKGIKLLTSEELALSLEFNFRPKNLLITFHPVTLEDRSSQEQFAELLTALNSLGDSIGLIFTKPNSDTDGRIIIKMIDEFVASRSNTKAYTSLGQLRYLSTIAQVDAVVGNSSSGLYEVPSFNKPTVNIGDRQKGRLQAESVIQCGNNAEEIHNAIQHALKVNLINVQNPYGDGNSSKRIVDRLKSCSDYKSLLKKHFYEMGC; encoded by the coding sequence GTGAATATTGTTTTGCGGAATCTTTGCGTTGTTACCAGTACACGTGCAGATTATGGACTTTTGTATTGGTTACTGAAAGACATTCAGAATGATTCTGATTTAGAGTTACAATTAATTGTTACAGGAATGCATTTATCGCCTGAATTTGGTTTGACATACAAAGTGATAGAGCAAGATGGGTTTCATATAGATGCAAAAGTAGAAATGCTATTATCAAGTGATACTCCGGTTGGTATCACAAAATCGATTGGTCTCGCTGTAATAGGATTTGCTGAAGCCTTAGATAGATTGAAGCCTGATGTTATGGTAGTATTAGGTGATCGTTATGAAATACTGGCAGCTGCCCAAGCAGCTATGGTAGCTAGAATACCTATTGCCCATATTGCAGGTGGAGATACGACTGAGGGAGCAATTGATGAGGCTATTCGTCATAGTATAACCAAGATGTCACATTTGCATTTTGTAACCAACAAGCACTCAGCAAAGCGCGTTCAACAATTAGGTGAAAATCCACAAAATGTTTTTTGTGTAGGCAGTCCAGGGATTGATTATATAAAAGGAATTAAATTATTAACCAGTGAAGAATTAGCACTATCGCTGGAGTTTAATTTTAGACCTAAAAACCTGTTAATTACCTTTCATCCAGTTACTTTGGAAGATAGATCATCTCAGGAACAATTTGCGGAGCTTTTAACCGCATTAAATTCTTTAGGGGATAGTATTGGCCTGATATTCACAAAACCTAATTCTGATACTGATGGAAGAATTATAATCAAAATGATAGATGAATTTGTTGCTAGTCGTTCTAATACCAAGGCATATACTTCACTGGGACAATTGCGATATCTAAGTACTATTGCTCAGGTTGATGCAGTGGTTGGTAATTCTTCTAGTGGACTTTATGAAGTACCGTCGTTTAATAAGCCTACGGTAAATATTGGCGACAGGCAAAAAGGGCGGTTGCAGGCAGAATCAGTGATACAATGTGGTAATAATGCGGAAGAAATACATAACGCAATTCAACATGCGTTAAAGGTTAACCTTATTAATGTACAAAATCCTTATGGTGATGGTAATTCATCAAAACGAATAGTAGATAGATTAAAAAGTTGTAGTGATTATAAGAGTTTACTTAAAAAACATTTTTATGAAATGGGTTGTTAA